From Solea senegalensis isolate Sse05_10M linkage group LG7, IFAPA_SoseM_1, whole genome shotgun sequence, a single genomic window includes:
- the bdnf gene encoding brain-derived neurotrophic factor isoform X1 — MFHQVRRVMTILFLTMVISYFSCMRAAPLRDAPGMRGHRTEGYLGAAAAAAAAAATAARGHGTPQGGSGPGQRGELPSLTDTFEQVIEELLEVEGEAAQLGQGADKSQGGGGPSSAVSAENKDVNLYDSRVMISNQVPLEPPLLFLLEEYKNYLDAANMSMRVRRHSDPSRRGELSVCDSISQWVTAVDKKTAIDMSGQTVTVMEKVPVPNGQLKQYFYETKCNPMGYTKDGCRGIDKRHYNSQCRTTQSYVRALTMDSKKKIGWRFIRIDTSCVCTLTIKRGR, encoded by the exons ATG TTCCACCAGGTTAGAAGAGTGATGACCATCCTGTTCCTTACTATGGTTATTTCATACTTCAGTTGCATGAGAGCTGCGCCCCTGAGAGACGCCCCGGGCATGCGGGGCCACCGGACGGAAGGCTACTTGggcgctgccgccgccgccgccgccgccgctgcgaCGGCCGCACGAGGCCACGGGACTCCACAGGGCGGCAGTGGGCCCGGCCAGCGCGGGGAACTGCCCTCGCTCACAGACACGTTCGAGCAAGTGATcgaggagctgctggaggtggagggagaggcGGCGCAGCTGGGACAGGGGGCTGATAAGAGCCAGGGAGGCGGGGGCCCTTCCTCTGCGGTCAGCGCAGAGAACAAGGATGTCAACCTGTACGACTCGCGGGTGATGATCAGCAACCAAGTGCCTTTGGAGCCGCCCTTGCTCTTTCTCCTGGAGGAATACAAAAACTATCTGGATGCCGCTAATATGTCCATGAGGGTGCGGCGACACTCCGATCCCTCACGGCGCGGAGAGCTCAGCGTGTGTGACAGTATTAGCCAGTGGGTGACAGCTGTGGATAAAAAGACGGCAATAGACATGTCTGGGCAGACAGTTACCGTCATGGAAAAGGTCCCTGTCCCCAATGGCCAACTGAAGCAATACTTTTATGAGACCAAATGCAACCCCATGGGGTACACGAAGGACGGCTGCAGAGGAATAGACAAGCGGCATTATAATTCCCAATGCAGGACAACCCAGTCCTACGTGCGAGCGCTTACCATGGATAGCAAAAAGAAGATTGGCTGGCGGTTTATAAGGATAGACACTTCATGTGTATGCACATTGACCATTAAAAGAGGGAGATAG
- the bdnf gene encoding brain-derived neurotrophic factor isoform X2, translating into MTILFLTMVISYFSCMRAAPLRDAPGMRGHRTEGYLGAAAAAAAAAATAARGHGTPQGGSGPGQRGELPSLTDTFEQVIEELLEVEGEAAQLGQGADKSQGGGGPSSAVSAENKDVNLYDSRVMISNQVPLEPPLLFLLEEYKNYLDAANMSMRVRRHSDPSRRGELSVCDSISQWVTAVDKKTAIDMSGQTVTVMEKVPVPNGQLKQYFYETKCNPMGYTKDGCRGIDKRHYNSQCRTTQSYVRALTMDSKKKIGWRFIRIDTSCVCTLTIKRGR; encoded by the coding sequence ATGACCATCCTGTTCCTTACTATGGTTATTTCATACTTCAGTTGCATGAGAGCTGCGCCCCTGAGAGACGCCCCGGGCATGCGGGGCCACCGGACGGAAGGCTACTTGggcgctgccgccgccgccgccgccgccgctgcgaCGGCCGCACGAGGCCACGGGACTCCACAGGGCGGCAGTGGGCCCGGCCAGCGCGGGGAACTGCCCTCGCTCACAGACACGTTCGAGCAAGTGATcgaggagctgctggaggtggagggagaggcGGCGCAGCTGGGACAGGGGGCTGATAAGAGCCAGGGAGGCGGGGGCCCTTCCTCTGCGGTCAGCGCAGAGAACAAGGATGTCAACCTGTACGACTCGCGGGTGATGATCAGCAACCAAGTGCCTTTGGAGCCGCCCTTGCTCTTTCTCCTGGAGGAATACAAAAACTATCTGGATGCCGCTAATATGTCCATGAGGGTGCGGCGACACTCCGATCCCTCACGGCGCGGAGAGCTCAGCGTGTGTGACAGTATTAGCCAGTGGGTGACAGCTGTGGATAAAAAGACGGCAATAGACATGTCTGGGCAGACAGTTACCGTCATGGAAAAGGTCCCTGTCCCCAATGGCCAACTGAAGCAATACTTTTATGAGACCAAATGCAACCCCATGGGGTACACGAAGGACGGCTGCAGAGGAATAGACAAGCGGCATTATAATTCCCAATGCAGGACAACCCAGTCCTACGTGCGAGCGCTTACCATGGATAGCAAAAAGAAGATTGGCTGGCGGTTTATAAGGATAGACACTTCATGTGTATGCACATTGACCATTAAAAGAGGGAGATAG
- the lin7c gene encoding protein lin-7 homolog C: MASLGEPVRLERDINRAIELLDKLQRTGEVPPQKLQALQRVLQSEFCNAVREVYEHVYETVDINSSPEVRANATAKATVAAFAASEGHSHPRVVELPKTEEGLGFNIMGGKEQNSPIYISRIIPGGIADRHGGLKRGDQLLSVNGVSVEGEHHEKAVELLKAAQGTVKLVVRYTPRVLEEMESRFEKMRSAKRRQQNNFPK; encoded by the exons ATGGCATCGCTTGGGGAGCCCGTGCGACTGGAAAGAG ACATAAACCGTGCGATTGAACTGCTTGATAAGCTCCAGAGGACAGGAGAGGTGCCCCCTCAGAAGCTGCAGGCACTGCAGAGGGTCTTACAGAGTGAATTCTGTAACGCTGTCAGAGAA GTTTATGAGCACGTGTATGAAACAGTGGACATCAATAGCAGTCCGGAGGTCAGGGCCAATGCCACAGCTAAG GCTACTGTGGCAGCTTTTGCAGCGAGTGAGGGACACTCACATCCACGTGTTGTGGAACTGCCCAAGACAGAAGAAGGCCTGGGATTCAACATAATGGGCGGAAAGGAGCAAAACTCCCCGATTTACATCTCGCGGATCATCCCAGGAGGCATCGCTGACCGCCACGGAGGCCTGAAGAGAGGCGACCAGCTTCTCTCTGTTAATGGGGTG AGCGTCGAAGGTGAGCACCACGAGAAAGCGGTGGAACTCCTCAAAGCAGCTCAGGGCACAGTCAAGCTGGTCGTGAGGTACACGCCCAGAGTCCTGGAGGAAATGGAGTCACGCTTCGAGAAAATGAGGTCGGCAAAGCGTCGGCAACAGAACAACTTCCCCAAGTAG